Below is a genomic region from Deltaproteobacteria bacterium.
ATGGAGCGCACGCCGGTCGTTGGTCCGATATTTAAGGTGACCAGGCTTTCGGCCAGAGCGCGCAGGTGAAGATGAGCGTCAATAAAACCGGGCAGGACCGTCTTACCGCCAAGATCAATAACCTCTGTGCGACCGGTTCTCAACTTCCGGAGCGCATCTTCTTCTCCCACAGCCAGGATGCGGCCATGCTTGACCGCGATCTCACGCGCCGCAAGGCAATGTGGATCCATGGTCATGACATCGGCGTTTATTAGAAGAAGATTAGCCATTTCAGTAATATCGCTCCGGAAGGATCTATGAGGGGCCGGTGTCTCCGTACCGGGCCTCAGCGCAGCCTATCTCCTCCTGATCTCAGCATACTTGACCATGGCATACATGGCGCGAGCGCAGTTCTCAGGGCTCTCATACATCGGGATACCGGCGTTCTGGAACATATTTATGATAGCCTCATCGCTGCTTCCTCTCCATTGCATGACGATAACCGGTTTGCCGTATTTTGATGGAATGGAAGTTAATATCTCGGCTCCGTCAAGGGCATTTCTGACCACATCGGCGGCATTTCTTCCTCTGAAATGAGCTCTGGGGGCATTGGTGATAATGCCATCAATATAATCGAGCCTGGCCAGCTCCTCGGCCATCATGGCTTCGTCTGTGGCTGTCCTGAAACCGCCGGCAAAATCCACCGGGTTGTTAGGGATGGGGGCGTGGAGCGGCAGGGAGGCCTTCATCCTGAGTTGGGCCTCTTCATCAAGCTGAGGGACCTCAAGCCCCAGGGAGGCGCATGAATCCACCGTGACCACACCCTGACCGCCGCTGCCGATAATCCCGACCCTGTTCCTCCTGGGGAGGACCCGGCCAAGAAAGGCCTCGGCCATCACAAAGAGATGTTCCACTTCCCGCGCCCGGAGTATACCGGCCTGTCTGCACATGGCGTCGAAGATTTCATCCGTCCCGGCGATGGAAGCGGTGTGTGACATGGTGGCGCGAGCGCCCACAGCCGTGCTTCCGCCTTTATAAATCACAATCGGCTTTTTCTTCACCACCTCCCGGGCGACTTCAAAAAAGCGCCGCCCGTCCTTGAAACCTTCCATGTACAGGACGATGACTTTTGTATCTGGATCAAAGCCCAGGTACTGAAGTAAATCCGAGGCGGTGAGATCCGCCTGGTTGCCAATGCTCAGGAATTTACTCAGCCCGTATCCCTTTATTTTGGCTATCTGAGCCAGACCGCCGCCGTAAGTCCCACTCTGGGAAATGAAGGCCAAAGGCCCGGGAGATGGCTCGGGTTCCAGGGCGACATTAAGCTGCACGGCTGAGGTCCAGATACCCATGCCGTTAGGGCCGATGAGCCTCAGACCGCCGCTCCGGGCAATTCTGATCGTCTCATCCTCAAGGGCCTTGCCTCTTTCACCTGTTTCCGAAAAATCCGCAGAAATAATCACGCCGCCTTTGATTCTTTTCTTGATACAGCTTTCCATGACTTGAGGCATGCGTTCCGCCGGGACGGTAAAAACGGCCAGGTCAATATCTTCAGGGAC
It encodes:
- a CDS encoding CoA-binding protein, whose protein sequence is MSEAIVKQLDPILKAKSVAFVGATASPAKWGFSVIQRALKSGYRGAIYPINPSGGEILGLKVYPDVNDVPEDIDLAVFTVPAERMPQVMESCIKKRIKGGVIISADFSETGERGKALEDETIRIARSGGLRLIGPNGMGIWTSAVQLNVALEPEPSPGPLAFISQSGTYGGGLAQIAKIKGYGLSKFLSIGNQADLTASDLLQYLGFDPDTKVIVLYMEGFKDGRRFFEVAREVVKKKPIVIYKGGSTAVGARATMSHTASIAGTDEIFDAMCRQAGILRAREVEHLFVMAEAFLGRVLPRRNRVGIIGSGGQGVVTVDSCASLGLEVPQLDEEAQLRMKASLPLHAPIPNNPVDFAGGFRTATDEAMMAEELARLDYIDGIITNAPRAHFRGRNAADVVRNALDGAEILTSIPSKYGKPVIVMQWRGSSDEAIINMFQNAGIPMYESPENCARAMYAMVKYAEIRRR